A single genomic interval of Brevibacillus brevis harbors:
- a CDS encoding class I adenylate-forming enzyme family protein, producing the protein MNVSALLAVNGRKYPDKSALIAGDVEVSFSQWDTRSTQWACHLQELGIEQGDRVVMLMPNCPEFAIFYVAIIRSGALVVPINARSTQEEVRHICEHAGAKALLVHDALVPIVNEWVLQTPQLVAIKTGPSQGNWFGIADWDANNVSFDKMNALSSQPYLANMNEDSEVSILYTSGTTGRPKGVLYTHRNLLTVAKMMSIELTMTHHSRILHLMPLSHSAPLHLFFIAGLMLGATQVMALTFSPQLLLDLVQQHRITHFFGAPVAYLLTMKHPEFAAYDLSSIEHWMYGGAPLSKEMASVMEEAYGRDKLACVYGLTEAGPTGMCLLHREHPDKIGSLGNRGVLFVEMEVVNERGERCASGEAGEIRLRGEGTMKGYYNNPEATAETIRDGWVYTGDMARVDEDGFLWMIDRKKDVMITGGVNVYPQEIEQLLERHPSIGEVAVVGLPHPEWGETVTAYVVLKPGVDTNREWLEEIQGSLRGHLADYKLPRQVNIVPALPRNTSGKVLKHVLRDVSSQKEVELR; encoded by the coding sequence ATGAACGTATCAGCTCTGCTCGCAGTAAACGGAAGGAAATATCCGGACAAGTCCGCGCTGATTGCAGGAGATGTAGAGGTCAGCTTTTCCCAGTGGGACACACGCTCTACTCAGTGGGCTTGCCATTTGCAAGAGCTTGGCATCGAGCAAGGGGATCGGGTTGTCATGCTGATGCCCAATTGCCCGGAGTTTGCCATTTTTTACGTCGCCATCATTCGCAGTGGTGCCCTCGTTGTACCGATTAATGCACGCTCAACTCAAGAAGAAGTACGACATATATGTGAACATGCCGGAGCAAAGGCACTTCTTGTTCATGATGCCCTCGTGCCTATCGTGAATGAGTGGGTCCTTCAAACGCCACAGCTTGTGGCAATCAAAACAGGTCCGAGCCAAGGGAATTGGTTTGGAATCGCTGACTGGGATGCCAATAACGTGTCTTTTGATAAAATGAATGCGCTTTCTTCACAGCCGTATTTGGCGAACATGAACGAAGATAGCGAGGTCAGCATCCTGTATACTTCTGGTACGACTGGACGCCCTAAAGGGGTGCTTTATACACATAGAAACTTATTGACGGTCGCGAAAATGATGTCGATTGAACTGACGATGACACATCATTCACGAATTTTACATTTGATGCCGCTGAGTCATTCGGCTCCCCTCCATCTCTTTTTCATCGCAGGGCTCATGCTTGGCGCCACTCAGGTAATGGCCTTGACCTTCTCGCCGCAGCTTCTTTTGGATTTGGTGCAGCAGCATCGGATTACGCATTTCTTCGGAGCGCCAGTGGCGTATTTGCTGACGATGAAGCATCCCGAGTTTGCGGCGTACGATTTGTCTTCCATCGAACATTGGATGTATGGCGGGGCTCCGCTGTCCAAAGAGATGGCTTCGGTTATGGAAGAAGCATATGGACGCGATAAACTGGCGTGCGTCTACGGCTTGACGGAGGCAGGGCCGACTGGAATGTGCCTCTTGCACCGCGAGCATCCGGATAAAATCGGCAGTCTAGGCAATCGTGGTGTATTGTTCGTCGAAATGGAGGTTGTAAACGAGCGAGGAGAGCGATGTGCCAGTGGCGAAGCGGGTGAAATTCGCTTGCGCGGAGAAGGGACAATGAAAGGATATTACAACAATCCAGAGGCGACAGCAGAGACCATACGCGATGGGTGGGTGTACACTGGCGATATGGCACGCGTAGATGAGGATGGGTTTCTGTGGATGATTGATCGCAAAAAAGACGTAATGATTACGGGAGGGGTAAACGTCTACCCACAGGAAATCGAGCAGTTGTTGGAGCGTCATCCGTCGATTGGCGAGGTAGCTGTTGTTGGTTTGCCGCATCCTGAGTGGGGTGAGACGGTTACGGCTTATGTGGTACTGAAGCCAGGAGTCGATACCAATCGTGAGTGGCTAGAGGAAATCCAAGGCTCTTTGCGTGGTCATCTCGCCGATTACAAGCTCCCTCGACAGGTGAATATCGTTCCTGCACTGCCGCGGAACACGAGCGGAAAAGTCCTGAAGCATGTATTGCGTGATGTCAGTTCCCAAAAGGAAGTGGAGCTGCGATGA
- a CDS encoding acyl-CoA dehydrogenase family protein, whose translation MSDLQTSIDQRAYSDNIPHPRTPQGQNFFKADPNLDYLLERYLPASMHEWARQQLSWLGAQVAGPIDERAAYTDREGKPRLRKYNRLGEDISEIITNEGYKETVAEVYGAGIVSYLYQDIPELGRKAPYSYSFFMGYLVSQSEPGFYCPVTLSMSAAYLIDRYGSEGQKEQYLTGLTSRDRTRLYEGATWLTERQGGSDVGANLTVAEPVAGRPGVYRLTGEKFFASNAGAFVATVLARIDEEKPGTKGLGLFLVPWIKPDNERNHIQVRRLKDKLGVNAVPSAEILLNGAEGYLIGEPENGFKYMAEALNLSRICNAIASIGIMRRAFYEARYYAEQRRAFGKPIDQYPMVKEMLVSLLLDTEVSTGAVFDMIAVYDRLQSHSASKEDNALARLLIPLLKYRTGEEAVESTHTAIEIHGGNGYIEEYVTPRLLRDAQVLTVWEGTSNILALDILRVMQKENSHEVFSRLLRERIAGWKHAFSLPHAELIRTELAIMEENIAYLMQQTHDYVTYKLKTLADHMVDLYTLTCIVSEAEDQVTRKGNARKYILAKLYADKHFHSQEKRGVQADSLLDVQFFTQLVEYQFVSVEEWAKQSTIVPTR comes from the coding sequence ATGAGTGATTTGCAAACGAGCATCGATCAGCGAGCATACAGCGACAATATCCCGCATCCGCGTACGCCACAGGGGCAAAATTTTTTCAAAGCAGATCCCAACCTCGATTACTTACTGGAACGTTATCTCCCTGCTTCTATGCATGAATGGGCCAGACAGCAGTTGAGCTGGCTAGGTGCGCAAGTGGCAGGACCCATCGATGAACGTGCTGCTTACACAGACAGAGAAGGAAAGCCGAGATTGCGCAAGTACAATCGGCTGGGCGAGGACATTTCCGAGATCATTACCAATGAAGGTTACAAGGAAACCGTAGCAGAAGTGTACGGAGCAGGCATCGTCAGCTACTTGTATCAAGACATACCTGAGTTGGGGAGAAAAGCGCCGTACAGCTATTCCTTTTTCATGGGCTATCTCGTGAGTCAGTCTGAACCGGGCTTCTATTGTCCTGTCACCTTGTCGATGTCAGCCGCTTATTTAATTGATCGCTATGGCAGCGAAGGACAAAAGGAGCAGTACCTGACAGGGCTGACCTCTCGCGATCGCACTCGCTTGTATGAGGGGGCTACTTGGCTGACGGAGAGACAGGGCGGTTCGGATGTCGGTGCGAATTTGACTGTAGCAGAGCCAGTAGCAGGTCGGCCGGGTGTGTACCGATTGACAGGAGAAAAGTTTTTTGCGAGCAATGCGGGAGCATTTGTTGCGACTGTATTGGCGAGAATCGATGAGGAGAAACCGGGGACAAAAGGGCTTGGACTGTTTTTGGTGCCTTGGATAAAGCCTGACAATGAACGCAATCATATCCAGGTCCGCCGTCTGAAAGATAAGCTGGGCGTCAACGCTGTACCATCTGCGGAGATCCTGTTAAACGGGGCAGAGGGCTATTTGATCGGGGAGCCGGAGAACGGCTTCAAGTACATGGCAGAAGCCCTGAATCTCTCTCGCATTTGCAACGCGATTGCTTCGATTGGGATCATGCGTCGAGCTTTTTACGAAGCGAGGTATTATGCGGAGCAACGTCGTGCATTCGGGAAACCAATCGATCAGTACCCGATGGTAAAAGAAATGCTGGTCAGCCTCTTATTGGATACGGAGGTAAGCACGGGTGCGGTGTTTGATATGATTGCTGTTTATGATCGCTTGCAGTCTCATTCCGCCAGCAAAGAGGATAACGCGCTTGCTCGCTTGCTGATTCCTTTGCTGAAATACCGTACAGGGGAAGAGGCTGTCGAATCGACCCATACCGCAATAGAAATTCATGGTGGTAACGGTTATATCGAGGAATACGTGACGCCGCGTCTGTTACGTGATGCGCAAGTTTTGACCGTATGGGAAGGCACCTCGAATATACTCGCACTCGATATTTTGCGTGTGATGCAAAAAGAAAACAGCCACGAGGTGTTTAGCAGATTGCTTCGGGAGCGCATAGCTGGCTGGAAGCATGCCTTCTCACTGCCGCACGCCGAGTTGATTCGGACAGAACTGGCTATCATGGAGGAAAATATCGCCTATCTCATGCAGCAGACCCACGATTATGTAACGTACAAATTAAAAACGCTCGCAGACCATATGGTAGATTTGTACACCTTAACTTGCATCGTCAGTGAGGCCGAGGATCAGGTGACACGAAAGGGAAATGCGCGCAAATACATTTTGGCAAAGCTGTATGCCGATAAGCATTTCCATTCACAAGAAAAGCGGGGGGTCCAAGCTGATTCTTTGCTGGATGTTCAGTTCTTCACTCAACTGGTGGAGTATCAATTTGTCAGCGTAGAAGAGTGGGCCAAACAGTCCACTATTGTTCCGACCCGATAA
- a CDS encoding YqaA family protein, translated as MLEHITQLFMQYGMWGLVAMAFLDSFISPIPPFFMQIAMSLLDPDSAIQFATVAFTASVLGAPIGFFLGRWLGKPLLHKILPEKWVIVATEKFAKNGDAAVLIGAFTPIPFKVFTVLSGVFNYSLTKLMFYAIIGRGLKFYLIGTLFYLYGKHAKVLIDEYFEITLLAVATVVAAIWFIWSMRRKRYA; from the coding sequence ATGCTCGAACATATCACACAGCTATTCATGCAGTATGGGATGTGGGGACTTGTTGCCATGGCATTTTTGGACTCATTTATTAGTCCGATTCCTCCGTTTTTTATGCAAATTGCGATGAGTCTGCTCGATCCAGACTCAGCGATTCAGTTTGCGACAGTAGCCTTTACTGCTTCCGTCCTCGGCGCCCCTATCGGATTTTTCTTGGGAAGATGGCTGGGAAAACCACTTTTGCACAAGATTCTCCCTGAAAAATGGGTTATTGTAGCGACGGAAAAATTCGCAAAAAACGGGGATGCTGCCGTACTAATCGGAGCTTTTACCCCCATTCCTTTCAAGGTTTTCACTGTGCTCTCTGGCGTATTCAATTACTCGCTGACCAAACTCATGTTTTATGCGATCATCGGGCGGGGATTGAAGTTTTATTTGATTGGCACCTTGTTTTATTTATACGGAAAACACGCAAAGGTTCTGATCGATGAATACTTTGAGATCACGCTGCTGGCGGTCGCAACAGTGGTTGCTGCGATCTGGTTTATTTGGAGTATGCGCCGCAAGCGGTATGCGTAA
- the mqnC gene encoding cyclic dehypoxanthinyl futalosine synthase — protein sequence MIDSILERALAGERLGLEDGLALFASNEIEKIGHYANLVMQKHHPEPIATFVISRNVNYTNVCDTYCRFCAFYRRPGSSEGYVLPKETIFQKIQETVDVGGTEILMQGGTNPDLKLDYYTDLLREIKQRFPQITMHSLSVAEVMKIAEVSNMSVEEVLKELKAAGLDSLPGAGGEILDDRTRRKISRLKGSWTEWIDTQKAAHRAGLPGTATMVIGFGEEMEERVLSLLRIRDAQDETGGFKAFIVWTFQPDNTNMKAVNNTPEEYLKTLAISRLMLDNIENFQSSWVTMGPHYGQLSLSYGANDFGQTMMEENVVSAAACTYKVNTNQILELIRGAGKIPAQRNTQYDILRVFKDGEMAERDFVMQN from the coding sequence ATGATCGATTCTATATTGGAACGTGCACTCGCAGGTGAACGACTGGGTCTCGAAGACGGTCTGGCTTTGTTTGCGAGCAATGAAATCGAAAAGATCGGACATTACGCTAATCTGGTCATGCAAAAGCATCATCCAGAACCGATTGCGACTTTTGTCATCAGTCGCAACGTCAATTACACGAACGTATGTGACACGTATTGCCGTTTTTGTGCCTTTTACCGTCGCCCGGGCTCTTCTGAAGGATACGTTCTCCCCAAAGAAACGATTTTCCAAAAAATTCAGGAGACCGTGGACGTTGGCGGTACAGAAATCTTGATGCAAGGCGGTACCAATCCGGATCTGAAACTGGATTATTATACGGACCTCTTGCGTGAGATCAAGCAACGCTTCCCGCAGATTACGATGCACTCTTTGTCTGTAGCGGAAGTGATGAAAATCGCGGAAGTTTCCAACATGTCTGTCGAGGAAGTACTGAAAGAGCTGAAGGCAGCAGGTCTCGATTCCTTGCCGGGAGCGGGCGGCGAAATCCTCGATGATCGTACACGTCGGAAGATTTCCCGTTTGAAGGGTTCTTGGACAGAATGGATCGACACACAAAAAGCTGCACACCGTGCAGGTTTGCCTGGCACTGCTACGATGGTCATTGGTTTTGGGGAAGAGATGGAGGAGCGCGTACTGTCCCTTCTGCGCATTCGTGATGCTCAAGATGAGACAGGCGGCTTCAAAGCGTTCATCGTCTGGACCTTCCAACCGGACAACACCAACATGAAGGCAGTCAACAACACGCCAGAGGAGTACTTGAAAACACTGGCAATCAGCCGCCTCATGCTGGATAATATCGAAAACTTCCAATCCTCCTGGGTGACGATGGGCCCGCATTACGGTCAGCTTTCTCTCTCTTATGGGGCGAACGATTTCGGTCAAACCATGATGGAAGAAAACGTTGTTTCCGCAGCGGCATGTACGTACAAGGTCAACACGAACCAAATTTTGGAGCTCATTCGCGGCGCAGGCAAAATTCCTGCACAGCGCAACACACAGTATGACATTCTGCGCGTTTTCAAAGACGGCGAGATGGCAGAACGTGATTTTGTCATGCAAAACTAA
- the ytxC gene encoding putative sporulation protein YtxC — protein MQTFRVLLENVPEHCDTYRAIVNEMTERVNTAPVRITYREQEENGYLLFYFQSWCETEYDAQTIEWARAFVALTLAEWVIQVKEPKIMEEMAADLLAAEQMETEWAEIFPYIQRMCQEVELDGRDLLTATTRKANVYRNVFTYLEGERTINVLGFVRFRLQEHWNELFELVETGIDEYLEDKQYQEFVELLRYFIAVQETKQEVVHVVPSVDKPFHLYDKKGDRLWLEQLDTVLNMDEQKCRDEDYLVSALVTLAPESIVLHMASEKPGLAQTIRSIFDSRLVTCHSCSLCLSERRVLDGNNPSKL, from the coding sequence ATGCAGACGTTTCGCGTATTGCTGGAGAATGTCCCTGAGCATTGTGACACGTATCGGGCTATCGTAAATGAGATGACGGAGCGGGTCAACACTGCACCGGTGCGCATTACATACAGGGAGCAAGAAGAGAATGGATACCTCTTGTTCTACTTTCAAAGCTGGTGTGAGACTGAGTATGACGCGCAGACCATCGAGTGGGCGAGAGCCTTCGTTGCTCTTACATTAGCCGAATGGGTCATTCAGGTGAAAGAACCGAAAATTATGGAAGAAATGGCCGCTGACTTACTTGCTGCCGAACAGATGGAAACCGAGTGGGCAGAGATTTTTCCTTATATTCAACGCATGTGCCAAGAAGTCGAGCTAGATGGCAGGGACCTGCTAACAGCTACAACTCGCAAGGCAAACGTATATCGCAACGTTTTCACCTATCTGGAGGGAGAGCGAACGATCAACGTCTTGGGCTTCGTCCGGTTTCGATTGCAGGAGCATTGGAACGAGCTGTTCGAACTCGTGGAAACTGGCATTGATGAATATCTGGAAGACAAGCAATACCAAGAGTTCGTCGAGCTGTTGCGGTATTTCATTGCTGTACAGGAAACGAAGCAGGAAGTCGTTCATGTCGTTCCTAGTGTGGACAAACCTTTCCATCTTTATGATAAAAAAGGGGATCGACTTTGGCTTGAACAGTTGGATACCGTTCTGAACATGGACGAACAAAAATGCAGGGACGAGGATTATTTGGTCAGTGCTTTGGTTACACTGGCTCCTGAGAGTATCGTGCTCCATATGGCTTCGGAAAAGCCTGGGCTTGCACAGACGATCCGCAGTATTTTTGACAGTCGGCTCGTTACTTGCCACTCTTGTTCGCTTTGCCTATCCGAGCGACGCGTACTTGACGGGAATAATCCCTCTAAACTATAA
- the thrS gene encoding threonine--tRNA ligase, with amino-acid sequence MAQIHVTFPDGAVRQYDAGITIEDIAGSISSSLKKKAVAGKKDGKVVDLYTELTDDAAIEIVTLDSADGLEVYRHSTAHLLAQAVKRIYGAEVKFGIGPVIEDGFYYDMDIPVSLSPEDLGKIEAEMEKIVKEDLPIRRKVVSREEATAIFQELNDHLKLELIRDLPEDATITLYEQGEFFDLCRGPHLPSTGFIKAFKLMSVAGAYWRGKAENQVLQRVYGTAWPKKADMDEYLHFIEEAKKRDHRKLGKELGLFMFSEEAPGMPFYLPKGFTVRNELEQFSRRLQQLAQYTEVRSPFLMNERLWKESGHWDHYKENMYFSEVDNATYALKPMNCPGHMLIYKNEMHSYRDLPIRYSEFGQVHRHEYSGALNGMLRVRTFCQDDAHVFVRPDQIASEIKGMITLIDSIYKVFGFEYSVALSTRPEDSMGSDELWEAAESSLKTVLEELGMAYEIKEGDGAFYGPKIDFQITDALKRRHQCGTIQLDFQMPEKFDLTYVGQDNEKHRPVVLHRAMYGSMERFIGILIEHYAGAFPIWLTPIQARIMNISEVHMPYAEQVREKLQQAGIRVELDGRNEKIGYKIREAQVEKIPYMLVIGEKEVADGTLSVRKRGVGDEGAMTVDAFVEKIRAEINEMK; translated from the coding sequence GTGGCACAAATTCATGTTACTTTCCCAGATGGAGCCGTTCGTCAATACGACGCTGGGATTACTATCGAAGACATCGCAGGCTCCATTAGCTCTAGCCTGAAGAAAAAGGCAGTAGCTGGTAAAAAAGACGGCAAGGTTGTCGATCTGTACACAGAACTCACAGATGATGCAGCGATTGAAATCGTTACCCTCGATTCTGCTGACGGCTTGGAAGTATACCGCCACAGTACGGCTCACTTGCTCGCTCAAGCGGTAAAACGCATTTACGGCGCTGAAGTGAAGTTCGGAATCGGTCCTGTGATCGAAGACGGCTTCTACTACGACATGGATATCCCGGTTTCCCTTTCCCCAGAGGATTTGGGCAAAATCGAAGCAGAAATGGAAAAAATCGTGAAGGAAGACCTGCCGATTCGCCGCAAAGTCGTAAGCCGCGAAGAAGCAACTGCGATTTTCCAAGAACTGAACGATCACCTGAAGCTGGAGCTGATTCGCGACCTGCCAGAGGATGCGACTATCACGCTGTATGAGCAAGGCGAATTTTTCGACCTCTGTCGTGGTCCGCACTTGCCGTCCACTGGCTTCATCAAAGCGTTCAAGCTGATGAGCGTGGCAGGTGCATACTGGCGCGGAAAAGCAGAAAACCAAGTTTTGCAACGCGTATACGGTACAGCTTGGCCGAAAAAAGCAGACATGGATGAATATCTGCACTTCATCGAAGAAGCGAAAAAGCGCGATCACCGCAAATTGGGTAAAGAACTGGGACTGTTCATGTTCTCCGAGGAAGCACCAGGAATGCCGTTCTACCTGCCAAAAGGCTTCACTGTTCGCAACGAGCTGGAGCAATTCTCCCGCCGTCTGCAACAACTGGCACAATACACTGAAGTGCGCTCTCCGTTCCTCATGAACGAACGTCTCTGGAAAGAATCCGGTCACTGGGATCACTACAAAGAGAACATGTACTTCTCTGAAGTAGACAACGCGACTTACGCCCTTAAGCCAATGAACTGCCCAGGTCACATGCTGATTTATAAAAACGAGATGCATTCTTACCGCGACCTGCCAATTCGTTACTCCGAGTTCGGGCAAGTTCACCGCCATGAGTACTCCGGGGCATTGAATGGAATGCTGCGGGTGCGTACCTTCTGCCAGGATGACGCGCACGTATTCGTCCGTCCTGATCAGATCGCGAGCGAAATCAAAGGCATGATCACTTTGATTGATAGCATCTACAAGGTATTTGGCTTCGAATACAGTGTGGCTCTGTCCACTCGTCCGGAAGATTCCATGGGATCTGATGAGCTGTGGGAAGCAGCAGAAAGCTCTCTGAAAACAGTGTTGGAAGAGCTCGGTATGGCCTATGAAATCAAAGAAGGAGACGGTGCATTCTACGGACCGAAGATCGACTTCCAAATTACCGACGCGCTGAAACGCCGTCACCAATGCGGAACGATCCAGTTGGACTTCCAAATGCCTGAGAAATTCGACCTGACTTATGTTGGTCAAGACAACGAGAAGCATCGTCCAGTTGTCTTGCACCGTGCGATGTACGGCTCCATGGAGCGCTTTATTGGTATCCTGATCGAGCACTACGCAGGTGCATTCCCGATTTGGTTGACACCAATCCAAGCACGCATCATGAACATCAGCGAAGTGCACATGCCATATGCAGAACAAGTAAGAGAAAAGCTGCAACAAGCTGGCATTCGTGTAGAGCTGGATGGCCGCAATGAGAAAATCGGCTACAAAATCCGAGAAGCACAAGTTGAAAAAATCCCGTACATGCTGGTCATCGGTGAAAAAGAGGTGGCTGACGGTACGCTGTCCGTCCGCAAACGCGGAGTGGGCGATGAAGGCGCGATGACAGTGGATGCGTTTGTAGAGAAAATCCGCGCTGAAATCAATGAAATGAAGTAA
- a CDS encoding methyl-accepting chemotaxis protein: MRVSIKQRLIAAFLAIILIPIGVISSFVYVSMEERIQTYFIESSTKEVAQVDNAINLYFDSIRENVNLIAGSPLLKSADNTITTYMDKPTKTKHTPLQNGGVEAAIFQDFLRFVDSHPNTAFIYLATKYGGYIQWPTDDVIPNYDPRTRDWYKTPMENPGKVITTDPYLYLGDNSIVISNVTMLKDDKGEPLGVVGLDVNLKGLTDILKEIKIGKTGYLMLVGKDGTILANPKNPELNSKNLKDTQIPELAAIAENTSSSFAVTMNDTEYMANVFTSDKTGWKYISFIERAELSAEANQIGFIIGALSVLFALLAIVASILFSHKFTKPLLAIVDQIAQIGRGDFTGELPKNLLERKDEIGMLGQSIQVMQVSIQGLIREVQKAVNTLSTSSDNISVRLADNVDATNKISTTIQEVASGAQNQLRGTEESARAMEEMSIGIQRVAETTSIISEASTCTADEAQLGNQSIQKAIQQMDSVRGSVEHSVSVVKQLGERSKEIVQIIDVITGIASQTNLLALNAAIEAARAGEHGRGFAVVADEVRKLAEQSDESARQIANLIQEIQEDTTMAVNSMDSVNQDVQDGLSTVLESGEAFQRILQEIQQMTDQIQEVSAVSEQMSAGSEQVAASVDETAQIARISASNAENLAASSKGQLATMEEFAVSFESLNQMARELERMISKFKI; the protein is encoded by the coding sequence ATGCGGGTAAGCATCAAGCAAAGACTGATAGCAGCATTTCTTGCCATTATTTTAATCCCGATTGGAGTGATTAGCTCATTTGTATATGTCAGTATGGAGGAGCGAATCCAGACTTATTTTATTGAATCCTCGACAAAAGAAGTGGCTCAAGTAGACAACGCGATTAACTTGTATTTCGACTCGATTCGTGAAAACGTAAACCTGATAGCAGGCAGTCCCTTATTAAAAAGTGCAGATAACACCATCACGACGTATATGGACAAACCAACCAAAACCAAGCATACGCCACTGCAAAATGGCGGGGTAGAGGCGGCCATTTTTCAAGATTTCCTGCGATTTGTCGATTCTCATCCGAATACTGCATTTATCTATTTAGCGACAAAATACGGAGGATACATACAGTGGCCGACAGATGATGTCATTCCGAATTACGATCCGCGTACAAGGGATTGGTACAAAACCCCAATGGAGAATCCCGGTAAAGTGATCACGACAGATCCGTATCTCTATTTGGGCGACAACAGTATCGTGATCAGTAACGTGACGATGCTAAAGGATGACAAGGGTGAACCGCTTGGCGTTGTTGGACTGGACGTGAATTTAAAAGGACTAACCGACATTCTGAAAGAAATTAAGATCGGGAAAACGGGTTATCTCATGCTGGTTGGCAAAGACGGAACGATTTTGGCTAATCCCAAGAACCCCGAGCTCAATTCGAAAAACCTGAAAGATACGCAAATTCCTGAATTGGCTGCGATCGCAGAGAATACCTCCAGCAGCTTTGCGGTCACGATGAACGATACCGAGTATATGGCTAACGTCTTTACTTCAGACAAAACCGGTTGGAAATATATTTCGTTTATTGAAAGAGCTGAGCTCTCTGCTGAAGCCAATCAAATCGGTTTCATCATCGGGGCATTGAGCGTTTTGTTTGCTTTACTAGCGATTGTCGCTTCCATTCTTTTCTCGCACAAATTCACCAAGCCATTGCTTGCTATCGTTGACCAGATTGCGCAGATCGGACGTGGTGACTTTACAGGTGAATTGCCCAAAAACCTTTTGGAAAGAAAAGACGAAATCGGCATGCTTGGTCAGAGTATTCAGGTGATGCAAGTATCCATCCAAGGACTCATTCGGGAAGTCCAAAAAGCGGTTAATACACTCTCTACTTCGTCAGACAACATATCGGTTCGCTTGGCGGACAATGTAGATGCTACGAACAAGATATCTACTACCATACAGGAAGTTGCAAGCGGGGCCCAAAATCAGCTCAGAGGTACCGAAGAATCCGCAAGAGCAATGGAAGAGATGTCGATCGGCATCCAACGTGTGGCGGAGACAACCTCCATCATTTCGGAAGCATCTACATGTACGGCGGATGAAGCGCAGTTAGGAAATCAGTCCATCCAAAAAGCGATCCAGCAAATGGACTCCGTCCGTGGCTCTGTGGAACATTCTGTATCCGTAGTCAAGCAATTGGGTGAGCGATCCAAAGAAATTGTGCAAATCATTGATGTGATTACGGGAATTGCTTCCCAAACCAATCTGCTTGCTCTCAATGCAGCCATCGAAGCTGCCCGTGCGGGAGAGCATGGACGAGGTTTTGCTGTCGTAGCAGATGAAGTGAGAAAACTCGCTGAACAATCTGATGAGTCTGCTCGGCAAATCGCCAATCTCATTCAGGAGATCCAAGAAGATACGACCATGGCGGTCAACTCGATGGATTCAGTCAATCAAGATGTTCAGGATGGATTGTCTACCGTACTGGAGTCAGGAGAGGCCTTCCAACGCATCTTACAAGAAATTCAACAGATGACCGATCAAATTCAGGAGGTATCTGCTGTCTCTGAACAAATGTCGGCTGGATCAGAACAAGTAGCAGCATCTGTGGACGAGACTGCTCAAATTGCAAGGATTTCAGCGAGCAATGCTGAAAATCTGGCTGCTTCCTCCAAAGGACAATTGGCTACTATGGAAGAGTTTGCCGTTTCATTTGAATCCTTGAATCAGATGGCTCGCGAACTGGAAAGAATGATTAGCAAATTTAAGATATAA